Part of the Sulfuricella denitrificans skB26 genome is shown below.
CGCCCGCCGGGGCTTTGAAGTGTATTATCCGAAGCTCGAATTCTGCACCGACAACGGCGCCATGATTGCCTTCGCCGGCGCGATGCGGATTAAGCTTACGCCCGCCAAGGGCTGGAAATTCAACGTGCGTCCGCGCTGGGATCTGGCACAACTGGAATCAACCGCTATTTGACACCACGCAATCCGCTTACCCAGCGGATCAAGGATTCATTGCCGATCATCCGCGTCACCTCCAGCGGGAAAAACAGCAGCGCATAGAACGCGATCAGGATCAGGATCAACAGCACGTGGCCGAACACGCTTTCAGGCCGTAACACCCCCCAGTATTTCATGGCGAGGAACACCATATCCTTCTTGTGCTCCGACATACTGCGGTATTTAAGCACCAGTTTGACCAGCAGATAGACGGCATAGCCGCCGCTAAGCGACAGGAAGACCACGCGAAACAGGCTGTACATGTCCATACCGCCGAGCAGGGCGCGGTGATACATCAGCGAAAGCCCTCCCATGACCACAGAAGCGACCACCGCGATCAGGATATTGATGATCAGACGCCGACGTTCGCGTGCCAGATCCTGCTGGCGCTGGATGAAAAAGCTGTCCACCTCGCGCTTCAGATATTCGACACGGTCCTGTACCAAGGCGGTGATTTCCGCCTTCATCACGCCCACACGGGCGTCAACAGTGGCGCCGAGCTTCTCTGCTGCGTAGTCCACCAGTTCGATCACGTCGTCCTTGGTGAACTGGCGCTGGCTATGCAATTCGGCGGAAATCTTGTCCAGCTTGTGATCGACTTCCCGGCTCGCACTCAACACTGCCTCACGCAGTTCGCCGCTAGCCTCTTTCACCCCATCCTGGACAACGACATTCAGCTTCTCCGCAGCCTGCTCGATAGCCGTAAGGGAAACCTGTTCCAGGCTTTCCCGTGCGTAATCCATTTCCTTTTCGAACCAGGCCACAGCCACACCTCCAGTGTCTTAAGTATAGAGCCTACTGCGGCGGTGCATCGCCGGGCTGAGTCTTGCCGATCGCCTGCTCCTTGCCGGAAAGCAGGTTCTGAATATTGCTCTTGTGCCGCCAGATCAGGAGCAGCGACACCGCCGCAACCGCCGCAACCAGCACACCGGATTTCAGCCACAACCAGCCGTAAAATGGGGTGAACACCGCCGCGATCAAGGCGGACAAGGAAGAAATTCGCCACATGTAGGTCGCCAGCAGCCAAGTTGCCAAGGCAGCGAGACCCAGCCAGAGATTAAGTGCAAGCAGGATGCCCAGCACCGTAGCTACACCCTTGCCGCCGTGGAAGGCGAAAAAAATCGGGTAGACATGACCTAGAAACACCGCTATTGCAGAGGCAGCGACGACAGTCTCGTCCAGGCCGTAGACGGGCGCCAGGCGCAACGCCAGAAAAACAGCCAGCCAGCCCTTGGCGCCATCGCCCAGCAAAGTCACCGCGGCGGCCAGTTTTTTACCGGTGCGCAAGACATTGGTCGCGCCCGGGTTTTTCGAGCCGAAGGTGCGCGGATCGGGCAGGCCGAACATCTTGCTGGTGAGTACAGCAAAGGAGACCGAGCCAATCAGATAAGCCGCGAGGATGAAAATTACCGTAATCATATCAAATCACTTAAAATGGCCACTTTTAGATTTTACGGCAATTTGCCCGCCCGAACACCCGATGGATATCGTTTTCCTGGAAGAAATCAAGCTCGACATCGTCATCGGCATCTATGAGTGGGAGCGCAAAGTCCCCCAGACCATCCGCATCGACATCGAGATCGGACTGCCGCACAGCCGTGGAGGCGAATCCGACAACATCGTGGACACCATCGACTACGGCGCGGTAATGGCGCGCATTCGCCAAACCGCAGCCGAACAACATTTTTCCCTGGTGGAAGCCCTGGCAGAGCATATTGCCACCCTGATCCGCACCGAATTCGGCGCGCCCTGGGTAAAAGTATCAGTCGCCAAACTGGGCATGCTGCGTGGCGTCAAGCGACTGGGCATCATGATTGAACGCGGGGAGCGGCCATCAGCCTAGAAGCATTAGCGGCTGCCCTGCTAATCCTCCTTCTCGCCTACTTCATCCGGGGCATCACGGGTTTCGGCTCCGGACTGATTGCGGTACCCCTCCTGGCGCACTTCCTGCCTCTCCAATTTGTCGTGCCATTGGTGCTGGTGCTGGATTTTTCGGCTTCCATTGCACTCGGCGGAAAAACCCGCAAGCACATCAACTGGAACGAACTAAAACCTTTGTTGCCCTTCGGCGCGACAGGCGTGATCCTGGGCGTAACGCTGCTCATCCACATGCCGCGCGAACCGCTGCTGATCGGCCTGGGAATTTTTGTGCTGATCTTCGGCGTGCGCAACCTGCTCAACATCCACGGCGAAGCCACCATCTCACGCTGGTGGGCCATACCGACCGGGCTCACCGGCGGCACCGTTGGCGCACTGTTCGGCACGGGCGGTCCGCCCTACATCATCTATCTGTCCCACCGCCTGAAAGACAAAGCCGAACTGCGCGCCACCTTCTCCGGCCTGTTCACCCTGGAGGGCGGACTGCGCGTCATTGCCTTCCTCGCTACTGGCCTGCTGCTGCAGAGCGGGATGCTCACGGCCATCCTCGCCGCCCTGCCGGTCATGGCGCTCGGCCTGTATCTCGGCCACCGCGCCCACCTCGGCATC
Proteins encoded:
- the plsY gene encoding glycerol-3-phosphate 1-O-acyltransferase PlsY — translated: MITVIFILAAYLIGSVSFAVLTSKMFGLPDPRTFGSKNPGATNVLRTGKKLAAAVTLLGDGAKGWLAVFLALRLAPVYGLDETVVAASAIAVFLGHVYPIFFAFHGGKGVATVLGILLALNLWLGLAALATWLLATYMWRISSLSALIAAVFTPFYGWLWLKSGVLVAAVAAVSLLLIWRHKSNIQNLLSGKEQAIGKTQPGDAPPQ
- a CDS encoding dihydroneopterin aldolase; protein product: MDIVFLEEIKLDIVIGIYEWERKVPQTIRIDIEIGLPHSRGGESDNIVDTIDYGAVMARIRQTAAEQHFSLVEALAEHIATLIRTEFGAPWVKVSVAKLGMLRGVKRLGIMIERGERPSA
- a CDS encoding sulfite exporter TauE/SafE family protein codes for the protein MTGFGSGLIAVPLLAHFLPLQFVVPLVLVLDFSASIALGGKTRKHINWNELKPLLPFGATGVILGVTLLIHMPREPLLIGLGIFVLIFGVRNLLNIHGEATISRWWAIPTGLTGGTVGALFGTGGPPYIIYLSHRLKDKAELRATFSGLFTLEGGLRVIAFLATGLLLQSGMLTAILAALPVMALGLYLGHRAHLGISSPQILKLIGVLLIGSSASLIWKALA